The Oryza sativa Japonica Group chromosome 11, ASM3414082v1 DNA window TATTTTTGTTTGGATTAAGACGATACATGTATGAAAATAGATGaattatacttaattaatttcttgatCGGCTTCTGGCCAGATCTCTCATGTGTGGCTCCGCCTCTATCAACCTGGGTTTAAATCGTAATGCTTGTATAAATATTAAGCACGTGTCGTTCTCTTTGAATCACTACGCTGGACCCTCTTACCATTGACGGGCCCATGTCATCACCTTTGATGGATTTAGCCCTCGTCAGagattagtggtcactgatgactgCACCTCACCTATGACGGGTGAAAAGCCGTCAGTGGTGATTAACACCTTTGACGGGCCGCATAGAaatagcccgtcacaggtgagaatCACTTGTAACGGGTGACTCTTTCCAGCCCATCAAAGGTGACATACACTCTGACAGGTCTAATTTATCACCCGTCACAGGTGTGAAAaatcatccaaaaaaaattcaaaacccCTCAGCCCCCAGCTCACGACATGAAGCAAAAGATGCAAGATTCATCTCAAGATGCAAGACAACAACTTTGCATTTCTTTGGCAGATCTGATAACATCAGAGAAACAATATACATCACACATCTTGAGTAACAATATACATCACACTAGTAATGATCTGCATCTTAACAAACTAGACATCCACACAAACAACACAGAATATGGCCCAatctaaaatttggcaatgaaCATTTGCAAGATAAGAAAAATCAAGCACAACCTACAAGAGTCAGAAATGGCGGTGGCGCTCGTGGGTGAAGGAGACGGTGGAGGACGCCGGTGGTCGGGGGGAGAGGGCGTGGACACCGGCGGTTGGGGGATGGAGGCTGCGGTAGCCGGATCCACGTACCAGAACCCCGTGGAGGCCGGATCCAGCGGCGGCTGTTGGGTGGGCGTTGGAAGACGACGCGGGCGGATCCGAGGTTTGTGGGCGTAGAAGCTGGTGGCGCCGTCGATGGGGGCGGTCGCTCATCGTCTTCATTGCAGCCGCCGtcagcatcgtcgtcgtcgttgtcgcagctaccgccgccatggccgctcgCTCCCACTCAACTAAGCCCGCCGCAGTCGCTcccgagggaggagacgggcAGATCTGctgccgcccgagccgccgccgcctcccctcccgccggatctggcggaggggagggcgccaccgctgccaccgtcgggccgccaccgcctcccctccctcaGTCGGGCctccagatctggcggagggaaGGCGCTCCCACCAtccacgccgtcctccgccaccacGCCTCCCTTCCCGCGCCTCCCCTCTCGCCCCTGCCGGATCTGAcgggatggcgccgccgcccctgccaggccggcgccggcgcagccGCTACACGCAGAGAAatggagaaagggagagagaactCGAGAGAaatggagaaagagagagaggacaacCTTATCTCTTCTGAGTGTGGGCCCCGCCGGGAGAAGAAATATCTCCTCTGGCTCGGCTTGGGAAGGTAGGTGACGGCTTCGAGTATATATAGTGGGACAACTCACCTCAAACGGTTTAGGGTTTGAACCCATTTGAGGTGAGTAaacctcacctctgacgggccatCCGGTTGCAACTCGTCACAGGTAattagtcacctgtgacgggccggaaGTAGAAACCATCAGAGGTGAGGATTAACTCCCCTTTGACGGGTTCCGTTTTCGACCCGTCACAGAGCTGAATAGCTCACCGATGACGGAATCTTTtagaacccgtcaaaggtgaccaTCATCACTGACTACCACttatgcccgtcacagatatgtCGTCacaggtgtgaggatctggtgtAGTGAATATGTGTTTAAACATCactgcagaaaaagaaaaatgcatgTTGTTGATTTCGGAGTGACGGTGCTGCTTCATTTTCCTCTCCATGAGAGCGATCGCCGTGCTCAAACTATAGCTAGAGCTAGCAGCCCTTTTATTTGTTTTGATTCAGGGTCTCTAATTAGTTCGCTCTTACACGTAAACTCCTCTTCCCCATAATACTCTGTTAATAATTATGCGACATATATATTtagcatttttttataaaagaaatggttaaaaaatatatgagatTGCATATTATGAAACATGAACTCCCgcgatgatttttcttttagtaTTTCTCTACTCTATTTATTACTCTTGAGTCttttcgtcctaaaatataagaagttttggtTGGATTAGATATATCATAGAATACGAATCTGTATATGttgtatgtctaaattcatagtGTTAGGATGTGTCTCGTTCAaccaaaacttcttatattttgtgTCAAAGGGAGTAAATTTTATTTCCCTGCATGGATTCATTCGACAAATAATCATCTTCActtaattttatttaatttggcTTGAAGAAGCGTGTGAGccatgtattttttattttattttattgtagtTTATGGAGACCAAATGCCTTCCACAACACCAAGTCCGAATGCATGAATGCATATGCTTGCGTATTAAAATTGTTGGCCTATACCCTTAAAAAAAGATTGTCATATGTATATTTATGCATGGTGTTGCCAATGATCGATAGGTGACCGTCTCGTTGAATTCTGACCATAACcatctaaaatatatagttgTCAAAATTGAGATAGAAGAGGTTGCAACAAGCATATATCTCTATATGCTGACGCAATAAGATTGAATGCCATGCCCTGACTGTTGTTTTTTCCCTTTTAGTTGGCTAGATCTTAATTACATAACAGAAGTGGAGCAAcacatataaatatatggtcTAGATCTGATATCTTGTTATACCATAAAAATAGTTGGCATGCATATTATAGATATTCCATGACATCTTGACTTTTAAACATTCAtcatttaaccattcatcttattaagaaaatatgatATTATTTATTAGTTTTATCACTAAAGATATTCTAAGTATGATTTATAGTTTTCATACGTAcacaaatttttaaataagataaatggccCCACTTatataaaaagataaaaagtAATGGCGTCCGACTTATAAAACAGGGACTATATACCAACGACTGAAATTTATTCAtttctttattttaaaacaGGGACTATGTCCAACTTATGTACAATACCGGTTTGTTCCGTCTTACGTAATGAAAATAGCATGTGTGcggcttctttttttccttacgTCATTGATCTGTTGGAGCTTGCACTTTTTGGCATTATTTATGCCATTTTGTAGTAGTAATGCACTGTAAAACAGTATTACTCCCCTGCtacttttgataaaaaaaatatagaaaacaaATTGTTGCGCACATAGAAAACATGATTCTTGTTTTCTCATGAAAGTTGCCCCCATCCCTTGTTCAGTTATTCGTTCATCGTTCTCTCGATGATACATGGGTCTAAGACTCACATGTGAGTGACTTATAATGGTTAAATAAGAGATGGCATGTTAAGGGGCAAATGAGAAATCAGTGTAGTGCTATATTGTTATTGGTCTAACTTACCATGTCAGACACACCACAATAATCTTCTCTTccatttagtaaaaaaaaaataaagcagcaaattaaaaaaacagtAAGTAATCATTGTCTGCTTagctatatttgttttttttgcatgtGAGATATTTGTAGTGAAGTTTGTCTTATTAATTCTTCATGAGGTGCTTGCCACCATTGTTTTAGCTAGataatgtttttttcttctctttctaaaTTCTCTTAACTACTACTCACGTTTTAATAGCTACTCTTTCTACTTTCTTGTAAAGCAAATAAAACCAtaactatgaaaaaaaaagatactagCCGCTAATTGATGCATGCGCAACGGTAATCCTTATCACTAGATAAACGCAAGGCTTGAGATAAGCTCTGCCCTGGCTTAATTAATCCATCCTATGATTGATCCATAAATTAATAATTTCtctgttcttaaaaaaaatgttctctCATGCAAATTTTGCACATTATGCAAGTAaacaacaaaaatgaaaaaatgttTCTTCAAGGGCACAAATTAAATAAACTACATATAATTTACCAACACAAAATCAAAATTACCTCGATCTCAATTCTACCAATTTTGTTCTCTCTCGAAAATCAAATAAATGGAGACAAAATAAGAGAGAGGAAAATCAACAATGCtcggaaaaaaaacaataaaatgcAGCTAATTAAGCTCGCATGCAGGAGTCATCCATCCACAGTGACGCAAGAGGATGACGCGGCTCATCTCGGCCTCACGTCCCCATCACGGCACCAATCTCGAGGCGCCGCCCTGCGCCGCCCGCCACCTGGCagaagctgccgccgccgccgttgcagcaGTAGCCGCTGAccacgaccccgccgccgccgccgctcgtagTCGCGACGCtctccgccgtctccgccggcgCAGCaggctcggcgtcggcgtcagcGCCGTCGggcgcttcttcttcttcttcttcttcaactccGGCGAAGCGCAGCTgcaggcggccgccggcgcgggacGCGCGGaacacctcccgccgccggtcgggCCCTCGCGCCACCTCGGTCAGTATcagccgcccgccgcggcgctccGCGCGCATGAACGGCcccccctccgccgcccgcggcatcgccggcgggagccgcctCTGGTCCGTGCGCctcctcttctccggcgacgacgtctgtggcccctccgcctccgccgcctgctgctcgtggtggtcgacgacgacgtcgtcgtcacagccgccgacgtcgccgctcTCGGAGCCCAAGCTCTCGGTGCACGaccacgccgccgctcgccggagcatggcgacctctctctctccgtctctCGCCGGAGTGGATGCAGGCGGAGAGCGCTATAtacggagggaggaggcgagtGGCACGAAAGCGTAATTCCGTTGCTCCCACACTATTCCAAGGCTGATCCCCCAACTGACGTGTGGGCCCCATCCACCCCGCGGGACCACCTGTCAGCAACCGAATCCGTCGCCCACGCCGCGTGAGCCTGCCATTTCGGGGAGGAGGACGTGTCACTGCCGATCGGGCCCCACCGTGGGGGCGACGGGCCCATACGTCAGTGAGAGCGGGAGCGTATGGGGGGTTCCAAGTTGGCGGGAGGATGAATCGGACGTGGATGCCACCCACGACGCTATCCGGAGAGTCACCGACGTGTGGGGTCCGTGGGCGGGTGGGGCCCGGTGGTCGGTGACGTGGGTGGGGGGTGTAGGGGCGCGTGAGCGGGGTGAGACGTGTGAGCTGGAGTGCAATGCAACGAAGAGCTCCCCCGGGGGCACGGGTTTCAAGGCGGCCGGCCTTGGATGCTGGTGCCTTGGAGGAGAAAGTAAATGGGCACCAACAAAGGGACGATGGATTCTTGCGTACAAGTGGCAAGTAGGCAGCGTGATCGAGCTTAATTCGAAATCCCTAACTAGGTAGTACTAGTAAATTAGTTCCAGGTAGCTGAGATCACTTGTTACACCCTCCATTCCAGTTTAATCTATCACCTAAGCATGTGATTCGTTTTGGGACTAATGGGATGGAACCATCCCTGATTTTTAGATTGAGATGATTCCACTCACATGTTTGATTTGTAGGATGGGAcgattttaattttttgtttggttgaagggatgAGGGAGAGATGGGATAGAGATGGGATAGACGCTGTTTGTAACCACCGTCAACGATCAGGCCGGCGTGCGGGCGAGCAAGCTGTCGGCGAGCAAGAGGAAGAGATCGTCTCCAGCGGGCGTGCAGACGAgcaagccggcggcgagcaagaGCAAGAGGAAGAGAACCATGGCTTGCTCACCTCCCACATGACCAtggcacgccgccgcccctcgaCCTTCGCGAGCTCCTCTTcgcacaccgccgccgctcctcctccgtcaCCAGATCCGTAGTCCTCCCTATCGCTGGATCCACCGCTGCAGTCCTCCTCATCGCTAgatccgccaccaccgtccTCCCCACCACTGGATTTGCCATCGCCGAGTCCcccaccatcgtcgtcgccgttgctgagcccgccgctgtcgccgtcgcccgagTCGTCTGCCGCTGCTCCCAAGGGCGAGTAGGGCGAGCACGCTGGAGCTCCGGAGCTCGAGTAGGCGAGCGC harbors:
- the LOC136354227 gene encoding protein SUGARY ENHANCER 1-like, with translation MLRRAAAWSCTESLGSESGDVGGCDDDVVVDHHEQQAAEAEGPQTSSPEKRRRTDQRRLPPAMPRAAEGGPFMRAERRGGRLILTEVARGPDRRREVFRASRAGGRLQLRFAGVEEEEEEEAPDGADADAEPAAPAETAESVATTSGGGGGVVVSGYCCNGGGGSFCQVAGGAGRRLEIGAVMGT